The following are encoded together in the Parabacteroides chongii genome:
- a CDS encoding helix-turn-helix domain-containing protein: protein MYIDKDDFTAWMERIMDRFDMQDKKIDRVIKGRNCLDGEQLLDNQDLCLLLKVAPRTLTRYRKKGILPFLMLDGRCYYRATDVHKLIREKTD, encoded by the coding sequence ATGTATATAGATAAAGACGATTTTACCGCATGGATGGAACGTATCATGGATAGGTTCGATATGCAGGACAAAAAAATAGACCGGGTAATTAAGGGGCGTAACTGTTTGGACGGTGAACAACTGCTGGATAATCAGGACTTATGTCTGCTTCTGAAAGTAGCCCCCCGGACGCTAACCCGTTACCGAAAAAAAGGAATACTCCCTTTCCTTATGCTGGATGGCAGGTGTTATTATCGTGCCACGGACGTGCACAAGTTAATACGGGAGAAAACCGATTAA
- a CDS encoding DUF3945 domain-containing protein, which translates to MDVNTANQSTTDEQMMDILLVLDKEKKTISVVKGVDENGEIQTVPPENNSELLKFDRHGDFFSNFFSNMMNQLKNPTRFNFFKIPKIELPKITPIIRDNFDHPTPENEADIARYRVTPETQKQEVKNEQPNQTQQQVQQPQQEATAQAPQQPDKSKYVIDPDKVDWEALKNFGLSKEQLEKAKALEPMLRGYKSPGAFSIAGNYNSAIMKLDARLSFRHDKDGKVVLAIHGIRQKPELERPFFGHEFSKEDKANLLETGNMGRIVNLKNYITGEMIPSFVSVDKVTNELVSMRASSVQIHDEIKGVKLNKEQKEALREGKGIFLENMISNRKNPFSATVQVNADKKSLEFIYPNAKQSQEQRQKQEQPNSLVTSDGVTIPKSISGIELSRQQQQDLVNDKTIFVAGLKDKRGVEYDAYIQVNHDKKKLGFYSDNPSFDRSAVKEITPASKNRTQVAVNSEGKTNEVTKKVKEPLKKGQDKPTEKQKTKQDKKEKQEQTDKPKQSRGRKR; encoded by the coding sequence ATGGATGTAAACACAGCCAATCAATCCACCACTGACGAACAGATGATGGATATTCTTCTTGTACTGGATAAGGAGAAAAAGACAATCAGCGTAGTGAAAGGCGTGGATGAAAACGGGGAAATCCAAACCGTCCCGCCGGAGAATAACAGCGAACTTTTGAAATTCGACCGTCACGGCGATTTCTTTTCCAATTTCTTTTCCAACATGATGAACCAGTTGAAGAATCCGACCCGTTTCAACTTCTTCAAAATTCCTAAGATTGAACTTCCCAAGATTACACCGATAATCAGGGACAACTTCGATCATCCAACACCTGAAAATGAAGCGGACATAGCACGCTACCGGGTAACACCCGAAACACAGAAACAGGAAGTGAAGAACGAACAACCGAACCAAACACAACAGCAGGTACAGCAACCGCAGCAGGAAGCAACAGCACAAGCACCGCAGCAACCTGACAAAAGCAAGTATGTTATCGATCCTGATAAGGTGGACTGGGAAGCTCTAAAAAACTTCGGGCTTTCCAAAGAACAGCTTGAAAAGGCAAAGGCTTTAGAACCCATGTTAAGGGGGTACAAGTCGCCCGGTGCGTTCTCCATCGCAGGTAACTACAATTCCGCCATTATGAAACTGGACGCACGCCTATCTTTCCGGCATGACAAGGATGGGAAAGTGGTTTTGGCGATACACGGCATCCGCCAAAAGCCGGAACTTGAACGTCCGTTCTTCGGGCATGAATTTTCCAAAGAGGATAAAGCCAATCTTCTTGAAACGGGCAATATGGGACGGATCGTAAACCTGAAAAACTACATCACGGGGGAAATGATACCTTCTTTCGTCAGCGTGGATAAGGTGACGAATGAACTGGTTTCCATGCGTGCAAGCAGCGTCCAAATCCATGATGAAATAAAGGGTGTCAAACTGAACAAGGAACAAAAGGAAGCCTTACGGGAGGGAAAAGGAATATTCCTTGAAAATATGATTTCCAACCGTAAAAATCCCTTTTCAGCTACCGTTCAGGTCAATGCCGACAAGAAAAGTCTGGAATTTATCTATCCCAATGCCAAACAATCACAAGAGCAACGACAGAAACAGGAACAGCCGAACAGCCTTGTTACCAGTGACGGTGTAACCATCCCCAAGAGTATTTCAGGAATAGAACTATCCCGCCAGCAACAGCAGGATTTAGTCAATGACAAGACCATCTTTGTTGCCGGGCTGAAAGACAAGCGGGGGGTCGAATACGATGCTTACATTCAGGTGAACCACGACAAGAAGAAACTCGGCTTTTACAGTGACAACCCCAGTTTTGACCGTTCAGCCGTGAAAGAGATTACTCCGGCAAGCAAGAACCGTACACAGGTAGCGGTCAATTCGGAGGGCAAGACCAACGAAGTCACCAAGAAGGTGAAAGAACCCTTGAAAAAGGGTCAGGACAAGCCCACTGAAAAACAAAAGACCAAGCAGGATAAAAAGGAGAAGCAGGAGCAGACGGACAAACCCAAACAAAGCAGGGGACGCAAAAGATGA
- a CDS encoding AAA family ATPase translates to MLRKEEILERTSNGLSVFKHYVPGNWRIGRNFLNPLYEDNKASCNIYFDRRSGIYKMKDFGNDNYSGDCFFFVGQLKGLDCNNSIDFVEILETIDRDLGLGLTIGNPIPVTRTSFRIVDDIPEETPEKESKPYQFREQKFPLAELMYWQQYGITPEVLELYKVCSLRDFQSITADGTPFTYTSSVTEPMYGYKNKRYIKLYRPFSKTRFLYGGNFGENYCFGLEQLPAKGDTLFITGGEKDVMSLAAHGFHAICFNSETVAIPPTLIYKLTFRFKHIILLYDTDKTGKESARKQEKQLEELGVKRLLLPLPGTKEEKDISDYFKAGNTREDFLKLFIEFLDNLYSDTLIMLKSCEIDFNNPPAKAKVIISAGDVPLGTQGNLFGITGGEGTGKSNYIAAMLAGCIYQPDKEVDTLGIQIAANSKHKAVLLYDTEQSEVQLFKNVSNLLARAKQPDKPEELKAFCLTGMSRKERLHAIVQSMDKFYYQYGGIQLVVIDGIADLVKSANDEVESVAVIDELYRLAGIYNTCILCVLHFVPNGLKLRGHLGSELQRKAATILSIEKDEEPTQSVVKALKVRDGSPLDVPLMLFAWDKTAGMHLYKGEKPREEKEKRKEKELVGVARDVFGRQEHITYIDLCEQIQQILDVKERTAKSYIRFMREKDIIVKDPSNQSYFMIGLI, encoded by the coding sequence CGCCGAAGCGGTATTTATAAGATGAAAGATTTCGGCAATGACAATTATAGTGGTGATTGTTTCTTTTTCGTGGGGCAACTTAAAGGGTTGGACTGCAATAATTCGATAGATTTTGTGGAAATACTGGAAACCATAGACCGGGATTTGGGATTGGGACTGACAATAGGCAATCCAATACCTGTTACCCGTACTTCTTTCCGTATAGTAGATGATATACCGGAAGAAACACCTGAAAAAGAAAGCAAACCTTACCAATTCAGGGAACAGAAATTTCCGCTTGCTGAATTGATGTATTGGCAACAGTACGGTATCACACCGGAAGTGTTGGAACTCTACAAGGTGTGTTCCTTACGGGATTTTCAGAGTATAACGGCGGATGGGACACCGTTCACTTATACTTCATCAGTGACAGAACCGATGTACGGGTATAAGAATAAACGGTATATAAAATTGTACCGTCCATTCTCAAAAACCCGTTTTCTATATGGTGGTAACTTCGGGGAAAACTATTGTTTCGGATTGGAGCAACTACCCGCAAAAGGTGATACACTTTTTATTACTGGTGGTGAAAAAGATGTCATGTCATTGGCGGCACATGGTTTCCATGCTATTTGCTTCAACAGTGAAACAGTAGCTATCCCGCCTACCCTGATTTATAAACTGACATTCCGTTTTAAGCATATCATCCTATTATATGATACCGATAAGACGGGCAAGGAAAGCGCACGCAAACAGGAAAAACAGTTGGAAGAATTGGGGGTAAAACGCTTGCTCCTACCACTTCCCGGAACGAAAGAGGAAAAGGATATTTCCGATTATTTCAAGGCTGGGAATACCCGTGAAGATTTCCTGAAATTGTTTATCGAATTTTTAGATAACCTATATAGTGATACATTGATTATGCTTAAATCGTGCGAAATAGACTTCAATAATCCTCCGGCAAAAGCAAAGGTGATAATTTCCGCCGGAGATGTTCCATTGGGGACACAAGGAAACTTGTTCGGTATTACAGGCGGCGAGGGAACAGGAAAAAGTAATTATATAGCCGCAATGTTGGCGGGCTGTATCTACCAACCTGATAAGGAAGTAGATACGCTTGGCATACAGATAGCCGCCAACAGTAAACATAAAGCGGTATTACTTTATGATACAGAACAGTCCGAAGTGCAACTGTTCAAGAATGTAAGTAACCTACTGGCACGTGCGAAGCAACCGGACAAACCGGAAGAACTGAAAGCATTTTGTCTGACAGGTATGTCCCGAAAAGAACGGCTGCACGCCATTGTTCAAAGTATGGATAAGTTTTATTACCAATACGGGGGCATACAATTAGTAGTGATAGATGGTATCGCCGACCTTGTAAAGAGTGCCAATGATGAAGTGGAAAGCGTGGCGGTGATAGATGAACTGTACCGACTGGCAGGAATTTATAATACCTGTATTCTTTGCGTGCTGCATTTCGTACCCAATGGATTGAAGCTGCGGGGACATTTAGGCTCGGAATTACAACGTAAGGCGGCAACTATCCTTTCCATTGAAAAGGATGAAGAGCCTACACAATCGGTAGTAAAAGCCCTGAAAGTAAGGGATGGTAGCCCGTTGGATGTCCCTTTGATGCTGTTCGCATGGGATAAAACAGCCGGAATGCACCTTTACAAAGGAGAAAAGCCACGAGAGGAAAAAGAAAAACGCAAGGAAAAGGAACTGGTCGGTGTTGCCCGTGACGTGTTCGGCAGACAGGAACACATCACCTACATAGACTTATGCGAACAGATACAGCAAATCTTGGACGTGAAAGAACGTACCGCAAAAAGCTATATCCGCTTCATGCGGGAAAAGGATATTATCGTCAAAGATCCGTCCAACCAAAGTTATTTTATGATTGGTTTAATTTAA
- a CDS encoding type IA DNA topoisomerase, with the protein MIAVIGEKPSVARDIARILGASEKQDGYLSGNGYLVTWAFGHLVGLAMPEAYGIQSFRRESLPIIPDSFQLTPRQVKAEKGYKADPGALKQLKVIKEVFSQSDKIIVATDAGREGELIFRYIYQYIGCDKPFVRLWISSLTDKAIREGLQNLKAGSLYDNLFRSAQARSEADYLIGINATQALSVAAGQGIFSLGRVQSPTLAMICTRFLENKNFVPQKYWQLKLQSAKDDIAFTALSVDKYDTQQAAIDTLQRIKEAETVQVKSVERKEVNQEPPLLYDLTTLQKEANTKLNFSADKTLSIAQKLYEGKLISYPRTGSRYISQDVFEEIPERFINLEQYTRFSGYAAGMKGKALNPRSVNDGKVTDHHALIVTENLPGKMEADEQAIYDLIAGRMLEAFSEKCVKDVTSVTLECAGSLFTVKGSVTKSAGWRAVFGEKEDGEDNTALPVMQDGNSLPLSGIELLEKQTKPKPLHTESSLLSSMETAGKELENAELKASMKDTGIGTPATRAAIIETLFSRQYIIREKKNLVPTEKGLAVYNIIRDKKIADVEMTGMWENTLAKIESGEMNPDTFRKGIEVYARQITAELLDVQLSFASGGNCVCPKCKTGRILFYPKVAKCSNVDCSVTIFRNKSEKQLTDKQITELVTTGKTGLIKGFKSKNGKVFDASLAFDGQFNVTFVFPEKKGKPKK; encoded by the coding sequence ATGATTGCAGTAATCGGAGAAAAACCAAGTGTGGCAAGGGATATTGCCCGCATTTTAGGAGCGAGTGAAAAACAGGATGGCTACCTTTCAGGTAACGGGTATCTCGTTACCTGGGCGTTCGGCCATCTTGTAGGTTTGGCAATGCCGGAAGCCTACGGCATACAGAGTTTCCGCCGGGAAAGCCTGCCTATTATCCCGGATAGTTTTCAACTTACACCCCGACAAGTGAAAGCGGAAAAAGGGTACAAGGCTGACCCCGGAGCGTTAAAACAGCTAAAGGTAATCAAAGAGGTATTCAGCCAGTCGGACAAGATAATAGTCGCTACGGATGCAGGGAGAGAGGGAGAACTTATATTTCGCTACATCTACCAGTATATCGGATGCGACAAGCCTTTTGTCCGTTTATGGATAAGCAGCCTTACGGACAAGGCAATCCGTGAAGGACTGCAAAATCTGAAAGCCGGTAGCCTGTATGATAACCTGTTCCGTTCGGCACAGGCACGTAGCGAAGCGGATTATTTGATAGGAATAAACGCAACACAGGCTTTAAGCGTGGCAGCCGGACAAGGAATATTCTCTTTGGGACGGGTACAGTCGCCCACGTTGGCAATGATATGTACCCGCTTTTTGGAGAACAAGAACTTTGTCCCGCAAAAGTATTGGCAACTGAAATTACAGTCGGCAAAGGATGATATAGCTTTTACGGCACTATCAGTAGATAAATACGATACGCAGCAAGCCGCCATCGACACGCTGCAAAGGATAAAGGAAGCAGAAACGGTACAGGTGAAATCCGTAGAACGTAAGGAAGTGAATCAAGAACCGCCCTTGCTCTATGACCTTACCACGCTGCAAAAGGAAGCGAATACGAAACTGAATTTTTCCGCAGATAAAACATTATCCATCGCACAAAAATTATACGAGGGTAAACTTATCAGCTATCCCCGAACCGGAAGCCGTTACATATCACAGGACGTATTCGAGGAAATCCCGGAACGGTTTATTAATTTGGAGCAGTACACCCGCTTTTCCGGGTATGCCGCAGGAATGAAAGGCAAAGCCTTAAATCCCCGTTCCGTAAATGATGGCAAGGTAACAGACCACCACGCCCTGATTGTGACCGAGAACCTGCCCGGCAAGATGGAAGCGGACGAACAGGCAATCTATGATCTGATAGCCGGACGGATGTTGGAAGCCTTTTCTGAAAAATGCGTCAAAGACGTTACCAGTGTAACGCTGGAATGCGCCGGGTCGCTTTTTACGGTTAAAGGATCTGTAACCAAGTCCGCCGGATGGCGTGCCGTATTCGGTGAGAAAGAGGACGGGGAAGATAACACCGCTTTACCCGTGATGCAGGACGGTAACAGTCTGCCGCTTTCCGGTATCGAACTGTTGGAGAAGCAGACGAAGCCCAAACCGTTACACACGGAAAGCAGTCTGCTTTCTTCGATGGAAACGGCGGGTAAGGAACTGGAAAACGCAGAACTGAAAGCAAGCATGAAAGACACGGGTATCGGTACGCCCGCAACAAGGGCAGCCATTATCGAAACGCTGTTTTCCCGCCAGTACATCATCCGGGAGAAAAAGAACCTTGTCCCGACCGAGAAAGGGCTTGCCGTTTATAACATCATCCGGGACAAGAAAATAGCGGACGTAGAAATGACGGGCATGTGGGAAAATACGCTTGCCAAGATAGAAAGCGGGGAAATGAACCCCGACACGTTCCGCAAAGGTATCGAGGTGTACGCAAGGCAAATCACGGCTGAACTTTTGGATGTTCAGCTTTCGTTCGCTTCGGGTGGTAATTGTGTCTGCCCGAAATGCAAGACCGGACGTATTCTGTTTTATCCGAAAGTCGCCAAGTGTTCCAATGTGGATTGTTCCGTTACCATCTTTCGCAACAAGAGCGAAAAGCAGCTAACGGACAAACAGATTACCGAACTGGTGACTACCGGGAAAACCGGGCTAATCAAAGGGTTCAAAAGTAAAAACGGCAAAGTCTTTGACGCTTCACTTGCTTTTGACGGGCAGTTTAATGTTACTTTCGTATTTCCTGAAAAGAAAGGAAAGCCCAAGAAATAA
- a CDS encoding dihydrofolate reductase family protein → MKHLKTCIALSLDGFIARKDNELDWMPENVKKEISAAYEQPGVLLAGVNTYTYIFEHCGGWPYKSKKTFVVSHYDTNVTEKENVTFLTDMPLRAVNELKSSSETDIQVIGGSKFITSLVEASLLDEITLYIVPVMLGDGIRFIGKTFGSKWKLTQNKILDNQVVYLTYRYKGE, encoded by the coding sequence ATGAAACATTTAAAAACTTGTATTGCATTATCTCTCGATGGTTTCATAGCCAGAAAGGATAATGAATTGGATTGGATGCCTGAAAACGTAAAGAAAGAGATTTCAGCAGCCTACGAACAACCCGGCGTATTGCTTGCCGGAGTGAATACCTACACTTATATTTTTGAACATTGTGGCGGATGGCCGTACAAAAGTAAAAAGACTTTTGTAGTGTCCCACTACGATACCAATGTGACGGAAAAGGAGAATGTAACCTTTCTTACCGATATGCCTTTACGTGCGGTCAATGAACTTAAATCAAGTTCGGAAACCGACATTCAGGTTATCGGTGGCAGTAAGTTCATAACCTCGCTGGTTGAAGCGTCCCTGCTGGATGAAATAACCCTGTATATTGTTCCGGTCATGCTGGGGGACGGTATCAGGTTCATAGGAAAAACATTCGGGTCGAAGTGGAAACTGACCCAAAACAAGATACTGGATAATCAAGTCGTTTACCTGACCTACCGATATAAAGGAGAGTGA